A region of uncultured Draconibacterium sp. DNA encodes the following proteins:
- a CDS encoding efflux RND transporter permease subunit, whose amino-acid sequence MKFIINRKIFISMLFLGLTMLGYISYKQLPVELMPNAELPMLYVQIQSRIEVDPTYLENQAVIPVEGAIGTMEGIEDMESSINNRSASIQVNFKQNVNFKYTFLKLQEKIDLIAGELDDNFIVTVNRVDLDQLSNQFMELQIRGSGGVDRVRNIVDQEVTSQMENIDGVASVSVFGGKERSIEVTYDAGACEAYGITPAQIQSAISGNSTNRTFTGYLHDAQKQYFVHVTAEYDKVSDIENIVVADGPIYLKDVANVFFGVKEETSISRINGLDAVSMSLVSDSQANLIELSHNVQEEIAELNRKLAAKDVQIVVQTNLADTMEKNIDQIIDLALVGGLLAIFVLWMFLKNLRIVSFIALAIPISVFTAFNLFYAFNISLNSLTLVGLVLAIGMLLDNSIVVLENIYRLSGNKMSPEQSVTQGTKEVWRSIVAATLTTVTVFLPFVFSTDYMVKLLGNHVGVSIISTLIVSLFVALLLIPMAAHLLLRKKRQHNVFYEKVTTNNRIIQIYILLLKASMRVPARTIIGALVFFFLTVFIVLAISVTNLQEVEEEQFNIYVTMPTGTTLEATDKVVADVESRLEDIAERQDLSANIEAEEAILTFILREDYKDINDRTIAEIKKDVEDRIRNISQGEIGLEAPTSSARFRGGGGGGGRSGTQGFQQFMGIGSDQERVVIKGENFEVMKGVAEDLLYYIEDLETIRRANISVSNNRPEVHMYFNQMLLTEYGISLQNITSELGTFTSQFTSGVNFKQGTEEYEIVIKEKLPDGVEEEDNTKGIEDLRRLQVSNNQGATYDMDELADLVYAEGMARITRVNQEKQIELTYSFVDEASDSKDLLEAYRLEIDDIIGAYKLPSGVAVEVIHEEDQYAEFKFLIAAAFILILMILASVFESVSTPFVLIFSIPLAAIGSFLALIFTGNSLFNANTLMGFIILIGVVVNNGIILIDYTNILRKRGYRKSRALMAAGLSRVRPILITAITTIVALFPLAMGQAEYVGAIGAPFAITVIGGLALSTLLTLVFIPTLYAGMENALDWIKSLHLGLKLGMLTVFILGAVLVYLKVDSFVWQLLDFILLVVLVPGVVAFTMTSLRQASEKVVDENEPIRIKVRRLVKIYDRDSRFVREWKSGLRIRERAGLTKDYKHLRDFSDLVWQIPLFIFVAYFTFFYIDSHIWMWVLSHGVFFFLFLLRVPLNQVLINKHEATGKAFYLKLNKWIYNILLWIVPLVFLLYFYKDWDNLGMVIFIAIIWYILLVFYATAEYIHNKDVNIARIEGRFGGLRRGYFNMVRQIPVIGKRKKPFRALNGVSLEIKTGMFGLLGPNGAGKSTMMRIITGVLEQSYGKIWINGMDTQKYREELQGLIGYLPQAFGTYENMSAWEFLDYQAILKGIKDTKTREDRLEYVLKSVHMWERRTDKIGAFSGGMKQRIGIAQILLNLPRILVVDEPTAGLDPRERIRFRNLLVELSRERIVIFSTHIIEDISSSCNQVAVINRGNLKYFGTPNDMVNMGNNFVWQFSVPAKEFDNMANKQMIVHHMRDGENIKMRCLAKEKPSPDAVNVLPNLEDAYLCLLKDFV is encoded by the coding sequence ATGAAATTCATTATTAACAGAAAAATATTCATCAGTATGCTGTTTTTGGGATTAACCATGTTGGGTTATATCTCTTACAAACAGTTGCCGGTGGAACTCATGCCAAATGCCGAGCTCCCGATGCTGTATGTTCAGATCCAGTCGCGGATTGAAGTGGATCCGACCTATCTGGAAAACCAGGCCGTTATTCCGGTTGAAGGAGCGATCGGGACAATGGAAGGCATTGAAGATATGGAGTCGTCTATCAATAACCGCTCGGCCTCCATACAGGTAAATTTTAAACAGAACGTCAACTTTAAATACACTTTCCTGAAATTGCAGGAGAAGATTGATCTGATAGCCGGCGAACTCGATGATAACTTTATTGTAACGGTTAACCGTGTTGATCTCGACCAGCTTTCAAACCAGTTTATGGAGCTGCAGATTCGTGGCAGCGGTGGAGTTGATCGTGTGCGTAATATCGTCGACCAGGAGGTTACCTCCCAAATGGAAAATATCGACGGTGTGGCTTCTGTATCGGTTTTCGGTGGTAAAGAACGTTCGATTGAAGTTACCTACGATGCAGGTGCCTGTGAGGCCTACGGTATTACACCGGCACAAATTCAGAGTGCTATTTCCGGCAATTCTACCAACCGAACATTTACCGGTTATCTGCACGATGCACAGAAGCAATATTTTGTGCATGTTACTGCCGAATACGATAAAGTATCTGACATCGAAAATATTGTGGTGGCCGATGGCCCGATTTATTTAAAAGATGTAGCCAATGTATTTTTTGGTGTTAAAGAAGAAACATCGATCAGTCGTATAAACGGATTGGATGCGGTGTCGATGAGCCTGGTTAGCGATTCTCAGGCCAACCTTATCGAACTGTCGCACAATGTACAGGAAGAGATTGCGGAATTGAACAGAAAATTGGCTGCCAAAGATGTACAAATCGTGGTTCAAACCAACCTGGCCGATACCATGGAGAAAAACATCGATCAGATTATCGATCTGGCGCTGGTTGGAGGTTTACTGGCCATTTTTGTACTTTGGATGTTCCTGAAAAATCTGCGCATTGTTTCATTTATTGCACTGGCCATTCCAATTTCTGTATTTACCGCATTCAACCTGTTTTATGCTTTCAATATTTCGCTGAACAGTTTAACACTGGTTGGTCTTGTATTGGCCATTGGTATGCTGCTCGACAATAGTATTGTGGTGCTCGAAAATATATACCGGCTCTCGGGGAATAAAATGAGCCCCGAGCAATCGGTTACGCAGGGAACAAAAGAGGTTTGGCGTTCGATTGTAGCGGCAACACTTACTACTGTAACCGTATTCTTGCCCTTTGTTTTTTCTACCGATTACATGGTAAAACTGCTGGGTAACCACGTAGGGGTTTCCATTATTTCTACGCTTATTGTTTCGTTATTTGTGGCTTTGCTGTTAATTCCTATGGCAGCTCACTTGCTGTTGCGTAAAAAACGTCAGCACAATGTTTTTTACGAAAAAGTAACCACGAATAACCGCATTATCCAAATTTATATTCTGTTGCTAAAAGCCAGTATGCGTGTTCCTGCGCGTACTATTATTGGAGCGTTGGTGTTCTTCTTCTTAACCGTATTTATTGTGTTGGCTATTAGTGTTACCAACCTGCAGGAGGTTGAAGAGGAACAATTCAATATTTACGTTACCATGCCAACCGGTACAACACTGGAAGCAACCGACAAAGTAGTTGCCGATGTGGAAAGCCGACTCGAAGACATTGCTGAAAGGCAGGATCTGTCGGCCAATATCGAGGCAGAAGAAGCTATTCTGACCTTCATTCTTCGCGAAGATTACAAAGATATTAATGACCGTACCATTGCGGAAATCAAAAAAGATGTTGAAGATCGTATTCGTAATATTTCGCAGGGAGAAATTGGCCTTGAAGCACCTACTTCGAGTGCACGTTTCCGCGGTGGCGGTGGCGGCGGTGGTCGTTCAGGCACCCAGGGATTTCAGCAATTTATGGGAATTGGCTCGGACCAGGAACGTGTGGTTATAAAAGGCGAAAACTTTGAGGTGATGAAAGGTGTGGCCGAAGACTTACTTTACTACATCGAAGACCTTGAAACGATTCGTCGGGCAAACATTAGTGTGTCGAACAACCGACCCGAAGTACACATGTATTTCAACCAGATGTTGCTAACCGAGTACGGAATTTCGCTTCAGAATATAACTTCGGAGCTGGGAACATTTACAAGCCAGTTTACCTCGGGAGTGAATTTTAAGCAGGGAACGGAAGAATACGAAATTGTAATCAAAGAGAAATTACCCGATGGAGTTGAAGAAGAGGATAATACAAAAGGTATTGAAGATCTTCGTCGTTTGCAGGTAAGCAATAACCAGGGCGCTACTTACGATATGGACGAACTGGCCGATTTGGTATATGCCGAAGGAATGGCCCGGATTACCCGCGTAAACCAGGAAAAGCAGATTGAATTAACCTACAGTTTTGTTGACGAAGCCAGCGACTCGAAAGATTTGCTGGAAGCATACCGACTCGAAATTGACGATATTATTGGTGCTTACAAATTGCCTTCGGGAGTTGCTGTGGAAGTTATACATGAAGAGGACCAGTATGCCGAATTTAAGTTTCTGATTGCGGCTGCATTCATTCTTATTTTAATGATTCTGGCATCGGTTTTCGAATCGGTATCAACACCGTTTGTGCTGATTTTCTCTATCCCTCTGGCTGCTATTGGATCATTCCTGGCACTAATATTTACGGGAAACAGCCTGTTTAATGCCAACACTTTAATGGGCTTTATTATCCTGATTGGGGTGGTGGTGAACAACGGAATTATTCTGATTGATTATACCAACATTCTCCGAAAGCGGGGCTATCGGAAATCGCGTGCCTTAATGGCCGCAGGACTTTCGCGTGTTCGCCCGATATTAATTACAGCCATTACTACTATTGTAGCCTTATTCCCGCTGGCAATGGGACAGGCCGAATACGTTGGAGCCATTGGTGCACCGTTTGCCATTACTGTAATTGGCGGTTTGGCGTTAAGTACACTGCTTACATTGGTTTTCATTCCCACGTTATACGCCGGAATGGAAAATGCCCTCGACTGGATTAAGTCGTTACATCTGGGCTTAAAACTAGGTATGTTGACAGTGTTTATCCTCGGAGCTGTTCTTGTCTATCTGAAAGTGGATAGCTTTGTTTGGCAACTGCTCGATTTTATTCTCCTGGTTGTTTTGGTGCCGGGTGTTGTAGCCTTTACAATGACCAGTTTGCGACAGGCCAGCGAGAAAGTTGTGGATGAAAACGAACCGATAAGAATAAAAGTAAGAAGGCTGGTGAAAATTTACGACCGCGATTCGCGATTTGTACGCGAGTGGAAATCGGGCTTAAGAATTCGCGAACGTGCCGGGCTGACAAAAGACTATAAACATCTACGCGATTTTTCAGATTTGGTATGGCAAATACCACTGTTTATTTTTGTGGCTTATTTCACTTTCTTCTACATCGATAGCCATATCTGGATGTGGGTATTATCGCATGGCGTTTTCTTCTTCCTTTTCTTATTAAGGGTGCCGCTAAACCAGGTGCTGATCAATAAACATGAAGCAACAGGAAAAGCTTTTTACCTTAAACTGAATAAGTGGATTTATAACATTCTGTTATGGATTGTGCCGCTTGTTTTCCTGCTCTATTTCTACAAAGACTGGGACAACCTGGGCATGGTGATTTTCATTGCAATAATCTGGTATATTTTGCTGGTTTTCTACGCTACTGCAGAATACATTCACAATAAAGACGTAAATATTGCGCGTATCGAAGGTCGTTTTGGTGGCCTGCGCCGCGGATACTTTAACATGGTTCGCCAAATTCCGGTTATCGGAAAACGCAAAAAACCTTTCCGTGCATTGAACGGTGTTTCGCTGGAGATTAAAACAGGTATGTTTGGGTTACTTGGACCGAACGGTGCGGGTAAATCAACCATGATGCGGATTATAACCGGTGTGCTCGAGCAGAGTTACGGAAAGATCTGGATAAACGGAATGGATACCCAAAAATACCGTGAGGAATTGCAGGGATTGATCGGTTATTTACCACAGGCTTTTGGTACTTACGAAAATATGTCGGCATGGGAATTCCTGGATTATCAGGCCATTCTGAAAGGTATAAAAGATACCAAAACACGCGAAGACCGCTTGGAATATGTATTAAAAAGTGTTCATATGTGGGAACGCCGCACAGACAAAATCGGGGCATTCTCAGGGGGTATGAAACAACGTATTGGTATTGCACAAATTCTGCTGAACCTGCCACGTATTTTGGTGGTTGACGAACCTACCGCCGGTCTCGACCCACGCGAACGTATTCGTTTCCGTAATTTGCTGGTAGAGCTGAGCCGCGAGCGGATTGTAATTTTCTCGACACATATCATCGAGGATATTTCAAGCTCGTGTAACCAGGTGGCGGTAATTAACCGTGGTAACCTGAAATATTTCGGAACACCAAACGATATGGTGAATATGGGTAATAATTTTGTTTGGCAGTTCTCGGTTCCGGCTAAGGAATTTGATAATATGGCCAATAAACAAATGATTGTTCACCACATGCGCGATGGCGAAAATATTAAGATGCGTTGTTTGGCGAAAGAAAAGCCCTCACCCGATGCGGTTAATGTATTGCCAAATCTCGAGGATGCTTATTTGTGTTTGTTAAAAGACTTTGTTTAA
- a CDS encoding GxxExxY protein, with protein MQIDYKYSDLTEAIIKCFYKVYTELGYGFLEKVYHNALLIELQNEELKVESQKPIKVSYQGDVVGEYYADIIVEDVVILELKATENVTEAHEFQLINYLKATDIEVGLLLNFGKKPQVKRKVFTN; from the coding sequence ATGCAAATAGATTACAAATATTCTGATTTAACCGAAGCAATAATTAAATGCTTCTACAAGGTTTACACTGAATTGGGATATGGTTTTCTGGAAAAGGTTTATCACAATGCACTTTTAATAGAATTGCAAAATGAGGAGTTGAAAGTTGAATCGCAGAAACCAATAAAAGTAAGTTATCAGGGAGATGTGGTTGGAGAATATTATGCAGATATTATTGTTGAGGATGTCGTGATTCTTGAGTTAAAAGCAACCGAAAATGTGACAGAAGCACATGAGTTCCAACTGATAAATTATTTAAAAGCGACTGATATTGAAGTAGGATTATTATTAAACTTTGGTAAAAAACCGCAAGTGAAAAGAAAAGTATTCACAAATTAA
- a CDS encoding efflux RND transporter permease subunit, translating to MKKLTQFSVDYPVTVLMVVLGVLLLGYISYDKLGVDLFPDLNSPRIFVEVTSGERPPEEMEQQFVENIEALAIRQSDVVQVTSSSRVGSAQITVEYAWNKDMDEAFLDLQKALNTLTQNSDIDELQITQHDPNTTPVMIIGLKHNEITNMNELRKVAENYVRNELVRLEGVAEVELSGQEESEIIIETDIYRLDAQGLSMDEVASRIQNFNRNVSGGQITDMGTQYIVKGVSMLQTVEDFENLIVGYKAVSSSETNANQNQGSMAPVYLKDIAAVSIGNKEPTNIVHINGERCLGLSIYKETKFNTVNAVDQINEALVNIEKALPGYELIGVTNQGRFISSAIGEVQDTALLGILLAVVVLFVFLRRFGTTLIVSVAIPISIIATFNLMYFNHLTINIMTLGGLALGAGMLVDNAIVVLENIFRNHENGMSVKDAAINGTAEVGGAITASTLTTIIVFLPIVYLHGASGELFKDQAWTVAFSLLSSLVVAIFLIPMMYHRFYRNRTAPLKSKSVRVGGYGRFLSKVLDAKWVVIIITTLAIGGAGLLIPHIGTEFMPKTQTHELTVNLKLQEGTELERTESTVRNLEGILMDYLGDNLDKIYAQAGPSSSMSGDQNAVFEGENTAELKVILKPESTISTESIVKTLDQLTANIEGLEVSFSQEESALQSILGTDEAPVIVEVRGVELDEIERVVNQVKEKMQGVNGLFNIQTSIEDGAPEVEIHVDRMRAGMYNIDISSVITQMQDQLQGKDAGELESNGEMQDITIRVPEKSIDEIGSLIITSGDQVFRLSEIADISYGVSPKEIFRRNQNRIGKVTAQLEDGIPLDHVANDIRLQTASIDLLPDYRIMVTGEEEKRQESLTNLTFALLLSIVLVYMVLASQFESLIHPFTILLTIPLAVVGSVLVFFILGKTFNIMAIIGVIMLVGIAVNDSIILVDRINQLIREGVERKQAILQAGQQRIRPIVMTSLTTILALLPLTVGFGESASLRSPMALAVVGGLVTSTLLTLIVIPCVYDVLDRVRSVFVKEN from the coding sequence ATGAAAAAATTAACGCAATTTTCTGTCGATTACCCGGTTACCGTTTTAATGGTGGTGCTTGGCGTTTTATTGCTGGGCTACATTTCGTACGATAAATTGGGGGTCGACCTGTTTCCCGATCTGAATTCACCACGCATTTTTGTGGAAGTGACTTCGGGTGAGCGCCCTCCGGAAGAAATGGAGCAGCAGTTTGTTGAAAACATTGAAGCGCTTGCCATTCGCCAGTCCGACGTGGTGCAGGTAACTTCTTCATCAAGGGTAGGATCGGCACAAATAACCGTAGAATACGCCTGGAATAAAGATATGGATGAAGCTTTTCTCGACCTGCAAAAGGCCTTGAATACGCTTACCCAGAATTCCGATATTGACGAACTTCAGATCACTCAACACGATCCGAACACAACCCCGGTAATGATAATTGGGCTGAAGCACAACGAAATTACCAACATGAACGAGCTGCGAAAAGTAGCTGAAAACTACGTGAGAAACGAATTGGTTCGTTTGGAAGGTGTTGCCGAAGTTGAACTGTCGGGCCAGGAAGAAAGTGAAATTATTATTGAAACCGATATTTACCGGCTCGATGCGCAGGGGCTTTCCATGGACGAAGTGGCATCGCGCATCCAGAATTTTAACCGCAACGTTTCAGGTGGGCAAATCACCGACATGGGCACACAATACATTGTAAAGGGTGTATCGATGTTGCAAACGGTAGAGGATTTTGAAAACCTGATTGTGGGTTACAAAGCTGTTAGCAGCAGCGAAACAAACGCCAATCAAAACCAGGGCTCAATGGCTCCGGTTTATTTAAAAGATATTGCAGCAGTTTCTATCGGCAATAAAGAACCAACAAACATTGTTCATATAAACGGCGAACGCTGTTTAGGACTCTCGATTTACAAAGAAACCAAATTCAATACTGTAAATGCGGTTGATCAAATCAACGAGGCATTGGTAAATATTGAAAAAGCACTTCCCGGCTACGAATTGATTGGTGTAACCAACCAGGGCCGCTTTATCAGCAGTGCCATTGGCGAAGTGCAGGATACAGCTTTGCTGGGTATTTTGCTGGCAGTGGTGGTTTTATTTGTTTTCCTTCGTCGTTTCGGAACTACACTGATTGTAAGTGTTGCTATTCCAATTTCTATTATTGCCACTTTCAACCTGATGTATTTCAACCATCTCACCATAAATATTATGACATTGGGAGGGCTCGCCTTAGGTGCGGGTATGTTGGTTGATAATGCGATTGTGGTTTTGGAGAATATATTCCGAAACCACGAAAACGGCATGAGTGTAAAAGATGCGGCAATAAACGGAACTGCCGAGGTTGGCGGGGCAATTACAGCATCAACACTTACCACCATTATCGTTTTCCTGCCTATTGTTTATTTGCACGGTGCTTCAGGCGAGTTGTTTAAAGATCAGGCCTGGACGGTTGCATTTTCGCTGCTTTCGTCGTTGGTAGTAGCGATCTTTTTAATCCCGATGATGTACCACCGTTTTTACCGAAACAGGACCGCTCCTTTAAAATCAAAATCGGTAAGAGTAGGGGGGTATGGCCGTTTCTTATCAAAAGTACTTGATGCAAAATGGGTGGTGATAATAATTACAACCTTAGCCATTGGTGGAGCCGGATTGTTGATACCGCACATTGGTACCGAGTTTATGCCAAAAACGCAAACGCATGAACTTACCGTTAACCTGAAATTGCAGGAAGGTACAGAACTGGAGCGCACAGAATCGACAGTGAGAAACCTGGAAGGTATTTTAATGGATTACCTGGGCGATAATTTAGATAAAATCTATGCACAGGCCGGTCCGTCGTCAAGTATGTCGGGCGACCAAAATGCTGTTTTTGAAGGTGAAAATACGGCTGAATTAAAGGTTATTCTTAAACCCGAATCAACCATCTCAACCGAAAGTATTGTAAAAACACTCGACCAGTTAACGGCTAATATTGAGGGGCTTGAAGTTAGTTTCTCTCAGGAGGAAAGTGCACTTCAGTCGATTCTTGGAACCGACGAAGCACCCGTTATAGTTGAGGTTCGTGGTGTAGAATTGGACGAAATTGAGCGTGTTGTTAACCAGGTTAAAGAAAAAATGCAGGGTGTTAACGGACTGTTCAATATTCAAACATCGATTGAAGATGGTGCGCCTGAAGTTGAAATTCATGTCGACCGCATGCGTGCCGGAATGTATAACATCGATATCAGCAGTGTAATTACGCAAATGCAGGATCAGTTGCAGGGCAAAGATGCCGGCGAACTGGAAAGCAATGGCGAAATGCAGGATATTACCATTAGAGTTCCCGAGAAAAGTATCGATGAAATCGGTTCATTGATTATTACCTCAGGCGACCAGGTTTTCCGTTTAAGCGAAATTGCCGATATCAGTTATGGCGTATCGCCTAAAGAAATTTTCAGAAGGAATCAAAACCGCATAGGAAAAGTTACTGCTCAGCTGGAAGACGGTATTCCGTTGGATCACGTGGCAAATGATATTCGATTGCAAACAGCAAGCATTGATTTATTGCCCGATTATCGTATTATGGTAACCGGAGAAGAAGAAAAACGTCAGGAGTCATTAACCAACCTAACTTTTGCATTGTTGCTTTCTATTGTGTTGGTATACATGGTGCTGGCTTCTCAGTTCGAGTCGCTCATTCATCCGTTTACCATTCTGCTGACTATTCCGCTGGCTGTGGTGGGTAGTGTTCTGGTCTTCTTTATTCTCGGAAAAACATTCAACATTATGGCCATTATTGGGGTGATTATGTTGGTTGGTATTGCAGTTAACGACTCGATAATTCTGGTCGACAGGATCAACCAGCTTATCCGCGAGGGAGTAGAACGAAAACAAGCTATTCTGCAAGCCGGGCAGCAACGTATTCGGCCAATTGTTATGACCAGTTTAACAACCATATTAGCCCTGTTACCACTTACCGTTGGGTTTGGAGAAAGTGCATCGCTGCGTTCGCCAATGGCGCTGGCAGTGGTTGGCGGTTTGGTAACATCAACCTTGCTTACACTTATTGTAATACCTTGTGTTTACGATGTTTTGGATAGGGTGAGGAGTGTTTTTGTGAAAGAGAATTAG